Part of the Musa acuminata AAA Group cultivar baxijiao chromosome BXJ2-7, Cavendish_Baxijiao_AAA, whole genome shotgun sequence genome is shown below.
TATTTGTTGTGTCGCCCTGAGTAGAGTCAAAATCTACCAGCCAAATTATTGATTCGGGATTCTACTAGCCAAAAGTTGAGTCAAATTGTTACTATTGATACACTATAACTCCAGTGAATATTCTACACTCATCACCTGGTCTTGGTTTTCCCTTCTACATTGGCAGCATGTTGTTTCATCCATGTTCTTCAACAAACAGTATATCTAGAAGATCATCATACCTCAATATCATCACATATATGAAATTCGTGTTACCTCCTTCAATAGGCTTAATTTCCTGTGCAACTAAGAGGAAATCTCCTTGTCTTCATTCTTCCATTCAATGCCAGTGCCAGCACATCATATTCTTCCACAAACCAGAGCTCAGACATGGTCGCCTGAAAGGATAAAGTTAATCAGCACAAACATGCAAAGGGCAAAGGATGTGATTCACTAGATAGGAGACACATAATGATCAGAATAGGATAACTCAGTGGCCAATGATATCAAGACATAAAAAGGACAACCAGCTGATGTAAGTAGCAGACTACAAATTCAGCTCATTAAGGTAATTGTCCAGATATATGCAAGATACTACCTCAAAACCTTGAAGCTTCTTGTTAAGCTGCGAAACAAGCTCATGAAACAACTGGAGTTGATTAGAAGGTGTTTCCAGCTTCTACAGGAAAAGGATAGCACAGTGAGTCATCAGGCTGGAGCATTTACATAAATATAACTTGTAGCAATGACATCACAACATTAGGGatgttttcttattttctaaTTTTAGTCCAATCCTGTAGTTCATGACCAATCTTTGGTTTCTTGTTGTAGCACCAACCAGATATCAACTTTAGCTATCATACAAGGATATGCTCACATTAAACTGGAATTAGAAGGTTGTGGAGAATgacgacaacaacaacaagcatccataagatccaacaaAAGCCATCAGTCAAGCTAAATACAATTTCAAAATCAATTTGTTATGTTACCTCCAATAAGATTTGAGGACGTCCAAGAAGTCTTGCAAATGAAGTATGAAGTAGAACGGAATCATACTGTACAAAAGAAAGAGAATTTCAGAAGAATGGCATGTCTCAATGCAAcagatcaacaacaacaacaacaacaacaataataataataataataagagccTTCATATACTTTACAAATTCTGAAAATAGCATTTTTACCATTATAGCATATATCTCTGCAACTATTAAGATCCTTTGTATCTCAGTGGTTAACATCCACCCAAAATACCTAATTTAATCACTTTTCAAATGGttaacattattttgttttagttaaAGAAATATACAAAAATATGAAAAACCTAAATGATCTCAAATAAGATATAAAAACCCAATCAGACTGGCCAATATTAACTGATATTTACCAATCTGACTAGAAAATGGGATGTGGATTTGGTGATTTCACCGGGTCCAATCCAGAACAGGGCTTATCAGAAGGTAACCCTATAAAGGTACCAATATATACCAAGCTTATTATCAGGTTTTTACTTAAACTAAGAGTAGCGGCAGTAGGATCAGGTTTTTGCAGTAagatctgtgtgtgtgtgtgtgtgtgtgtgtgcaattTTGCTAGATTATGATGATAACTATAACAATAACAATGATAACAATCATGGTGCACATGACAGTTTACATGAGGATACTTTGTGTACATTATAATTCTACATTTCAAAAGAAATCCATTTGATCAGGCTCCTATTCTATGCAATGCTGCATCACATAGTCACATAAATGGAGAAATAGATCATTGGAAGTAAAATAACCAGCTTCTCTTACCAGTTGCTTTTTAGGTGCACGTGGAAGGGCGTCTCTCAGTTTAGCCCGAATAACAGCGGGATCAGTACCAGAGGTCACCTGGTCATTCAAGAGAATAAACAGATATGATAGTTGGAAGAGCACTTGGTTGAGACTCAAGCAACCACAATGATAAGGAAAAAGGTAACGAAAAGGTTAACAAAAAACAACTTTTAGAGTGGCATTCCAACCACGATAGAATAAGATGGTGTAAACTTCTCAATCAATGATCCAATCAGCATTATGGGAAGCAATTCTTAAATAAAATACACAGAAAGTTGAAATCTTTATGAAGGGAAAAAACCATATAAGTAATGCAGTGGAATCACAAATTAAGTACAATGAGGCTTTTATGAAATGTATTAAATAGGATAGAAATCAGGTCCTATCTGGTCAAATTAGAGGCCAGAAATTCACTAGATTCAGAATTTGATCAATAAGATATGCCACCTGCTATCAGGTATTGTCTCGCTTCCAGGGATAATAGTAACCTtttagagagaagaaaagaaagaaaagagaggaagctAAATAcaggaaaagaggaaagagaaaaaaggaaatAGGCAACTTTGTTAATCATTTCGATAATAACACAAGAAGACTACCAACATATCTTTATAAGAGTTATGGAGTCATCCCAAAAAGGTTCTCTGAAATATAACtccaaaaatcataaaaattcaaattttgatagGAAAATTACTAGACAAAGCTGTACTATAGGTTTTTGAATATCAATTGGAACTTTATTTGAACTCTAGAGACCACTTAAATTTGTCATTAGAGATGACAACTTCATCAAATTTGCTGAAATGTTTTCCATTTTAACACAGATGGTTGTCCTTATGGTATTATTCTTTTCTTGTATCGATTAGGGACGTCTCTAGTTCTTTTCTGTCACACTTTGGGGCAGCTCCAATGAAAAATAGTACTGCTGGATTGTCCATTATTTTTAACCAAGAAACCTTAATTTAGTCAGCCATTAAAAATAGGATTGGTTGACTAATCAAACCATGACCAACCTAGGTCAACTTTCCTACAAGTTCTTATACTAGTAAATGAACATGTCCAAGTTATTCTAGAGAGCAACGTGACAAGATAGAGccccacactgtcacgaccttagctggaattgcctaaggcgtgatgcacccttgcggccaaagacgcgaacttagcttacgttgcctaagtcgcgcttcgcccttgcgatcttgctccgcaaggatcagccactttgtaacctctcgcaggtcccgaaggacctgtaaaagagaaagaaagttagatcgaaagaacgagcaacggacaagtcccgaagtctcgcgaaaagggaagctttacaagtaattcgtcgaataccttgtgtgcacaagagaaaagagggagaaggagaaaaacaaggctttcaaggatgaacgaacagctgcaagcccacaaacagccgctcacttgGTCCCGAGCGTGAACACAAGtctccgtaaaggtcacgtgcaaacttgtgaaagagagttcaacgcccggtatataaccgaagccccatccagccatgtgccacccggggggttcctggggtctgagttggctgacattttggtgagtggaggcagctctccgctcacctcccacggcacgcgaaaacggagctgttttgggctgttttgctcggttcggtgaacggtcgctttgcaacgctgcagcttgttcaaacttacatatttacaagcaaaatgacccaaaaccatgagaaaacatgctgccaagcagctgtacatgcgggtgtgagcgacgaacggttcgttgaacggagttgttgcgggtgcgcgatgaccgttcgtgacattctcccccacttaaactgtcgacgccctcgtcgacgcttattggtagttgttgatggcttcttcttcatgtcgcagggcatcttcaggctcccaactggcttcagttcggggaagcttccgccacttcaccaagtactctgtctgttcagctccgttgggtagctttatcttgcgatccgccagaatagtttccactcgcttctcgtaggaggctgtgatgggaggtagccgagttggaacacttcgggaagcgtcttgcggatccgagtggtaggcttttaggttgctggcgtgaagaacattgtgaattttgaaccacgccggcagctgcaacttgtaagagacgttgcctaccctgctgataattgggaagggcccttcatacttgcgcaccaatcctttgtggactctcttcctaaagaattggagcgatgttggttggagctttaccaacaccaaatcaccaactttgaactcttgcggtcgccttcccaagtctgcccacttcttcatcctttttgccgccttctccaagtaagcccgcgcaatatctgcatttcaatGTCATTCCTTTACGAAATAATAGGCTGAtgaactactcccagtatacccaattgccatggtgtgcggagtcgacggttgttgtcctgtgataatctcgaaggggctcttgttggatgcagagctccgctgcaagttgtaggagaattgggcaatgtccaacagcttcacccaatctcgttgattggcactcacgtagtgccggaggtattgctccaagagcgagttgaTCCTTTCAGTCTAGCCATCTGTCTggaggtggaggcttgtagagaagtataactttgaccccaacaatttgaatagctcggtccagaatcgtcccaggaaccgagcgtctcgatcactaatgatgttgtgcgggactccccaatacttcactacatccttcatcatcagcctggccgcctcctctgctgaacagtgtaggggagcagcaatgaaagttgcatactttgaaaatcgatcgaccaccacaagtatcaatccgagtccccctacaggtggcaagcttgatatgaagtccaaggaaatgctctcccacggcctttctggtactagCAACGGCTCCAGAAGTCCCACTGGCTTCCGCTGCtctaccttgtcttgttggcaagtaaggcacgttcgaacatactcctccacatcattccccatcttcggccagtagaaggccctctccacaagagccaacgttctgtgaatacccgggtgtccagcccaaagggaatcgtgacactcttttaagagctcacgtcttaaattgtccactcggagaACAtataccctattcccttttgtgtaaacaagtccctcctggacccaaaatcgtcgtgctttgccttctttgatgagctgcatcaggataactgcctggggatcactatacagtccatccctgattcgagaaaggaagttggagtgcaactgacttgcttggcctccgccctccagttgtacggcattcacgcgttccactttccgactcaatgcatcggctacgacattcgccttcccgggcttgtactccattgccatatcaaattcagccaggaagtcctgccatcgcgcttgctttggggagagcttcttctgagtttggaaatagctcagggcaatGTTGTCCGTccccagcacaaatcgcgacccaaggaggtagtgtcgccaaaatcGTAGGcaatggatcactgctgtcatctccttctcatgcatgggataccgccgctcggtctcgttgagtttgcggctctcgtaggccaccggatgaccctcctgcatgagtatccccctaatagcgaagtctgaagcatctgtatggacttcaaagggctctccatagtccggcaatttgagcaccggttcttccagaacagcagccttcagatcttggaatgctctcTTACATTTGTCTGACcatttccaaggctgctccttcttcagcaactccgtcagtggggttgccttcTTTGAATATCCCGCTACGAAGcggcgatagtagttgacgaaaccaaggaaggatctcaactctagcaccttcgtTGGAGTTCGCCAGTCCGCgattgcttgcaccttcgacttatccatccgaatggagccatcaccgattcgatgccccaagaataggatctctgtttgagcaaagtagcatttctccctcttcacgaacaaagtgttctccctgagaaccttgaaaattgtccgaaggtgcttgatgtgctcctcgagcgtttgactatagacgacgatatcgtctaagtagacgaccacgaacttatccaaatactccttgaatagctggttcatgagagtacaaaatgtggccggagcgttggttaagccgaaaggcatcaccaagaactcgaacgctccatacctggtcacacaggtagtcttcgcttcgtcgcctttagcaatgcgcacctgccaataccccgaccgaaggtcgagttttgagaaatacttagccttgcccaattgatcgaacaagtccgcaatgagagggatgggatacttgttcttcactgtcactttgttgagggctcggtagtcgacgcataattggaggctcccatcttatttcttctggaagagaactggagctccgaaaggtgctttagagctgcggataagaccaccgcttagcagttcacctaactgctttctgagttctgccaactctggcgggggcatgcggtagggtggtctcgttggaggcttcactcctggctccagctcaatgctgtgatccacgcctctgcgtggtggaagagtccttggtaactcaggtggcataacatccttgaactcttttaggacgttcgccaccgcagcaggttcttgaatggccttctcgttgagtggctctagcttcatagcagccacaaatgtgagttcgccttttcgcacccctttcttcagttgtaaagtcgatatgtgttggggctccttggttcctctccgagagacgggaaccacgcaggggtcatcgcctcctatcatacatagggagttcaagaatgacattggcaccaacttcgccgcgtgcataaactcaattccaagaatcacttagaagtcgtccagtggcacggccatcatgttggtgtttccgctccaagtcccgattttgatgggaactcccttcgccaacccgaagattcgcttggcctccgagttcaccgctttcattcggcttgggctcttctccaatatcaacccaagtcgctgtgcttcacgatcggctatgaagttgtgggtagcgcccgtatccaccattgcacgggtcgtttggccattcagcttgatgtccacatacatcagttcactacttcctgctcttTGTACCTTTGTCTTcacgttctcccccacttgaccccgcatagcattcaacaaacgcattgctcccattcggggtccttgcgactcttcgtcgtcgctgctggattcagaactgctcgaactaagagcaacagctttgcccttgtccgatcggggagggtggatggaagctgtcaaagcattgagtgcctgtttttgtgggcactcccttaccatgtgcggtcctccgcacaagaaacatcctccaggttttgaggccttgcctttcgggttcggccctttgtaggagcttttcttcttttgttcgcccccttgctccttccctcgagaatgttttggagggcgattgcctgaagattatttccttcttgctgggtcctcagaggaaacaaagtcggtgagcctttctgcagccgtAATTGCCCCGACcaaatcggtgacattccttcgatttagctcctgttgagcacACGGTTTCAAACTATcgaggaaactgaacaacttatCTTTTTCgggcatgtcctgtatgtccagcattagtgcagaaaattgtttcacatagtctcggatggtggtactttggcggagttgtctcaacttcctccttgcGACGAATTTTGTGTTCTTCGGTAGGAACTGAgtcctcaactcccgcttcaagtcatcccatgtgtcgactcgacaccgaccttgctggatctcctcccaacgagttcgccaccaaagtttcgcatctccatttagatacattgttgctattgaaactttggtatcttcagaatcgggcctcgtagctcggaagtattgctccatgtcgaacagaaatttctcgagctccttggcatctctggcccctccatatccatgaggctcaggtgccctcaaaatttgtggcggtgcaatgcgggtgttgcctcctcccgcatttagtgttcttgtaagcatggtcacctttgccgtgagttctgccacaacatcctgtaggtgctgcacggagtctttggtgtcatcagacagtcgatcgactagggcctcgaccttgtcgatcctagactccgcttcctcttgcgagctctctaccccaacgagcctttgttggtcatggtagagttcctccatgctcgcttcaagaacatcctggCGGGTTTccaccgtcgtgagtctctccttatgactctttttcccagttagcgcaccagattgcgcttcctccgctcgcggagagtagccacctTCTCGCTCATCACGTTCGctaccgcgctcctcttgagcggcttcaacagcatgagagcgagtgtgcacatgcagcccacctgcggctgcttggggcaagggtccggcttgccccgttttgcttgattcgccacgatgctttgccatggcgaagttgcgaagttcgttcgctgttcgctcgaagtgcttgcccgctctgataccacaatgtcacgaccttagctggaattgcctaaggcgtgaggcacccttgcggccaaagacgcgaacttagcttgccttgcctaagtcgcgagtcacccttgcggcaaagacgcaaacttagcttgcgttgcctaagtcgcgcttcgcccttgcgatcttgctccgcaaggatcagcccactttctaacctctcgcaggtcccgaaggacctgtaaaagagaaagaagttagttcgaaagaacgagcaacggacaagtcccgaagtctcgcaaaaagggaagctttacaagcaattcgacgaacaccctgtgtgcacaagagaaaagagggagagggagaaaaacaaggctttcaaggatgaacgaacaggtgcaagcccacaaacagccgctcacctggtcccgggcgcaaagacaagttcccgcaaaggtcacgtgcgaacttgcgaatgagatctcaacgcccggtatataaccgaagccccatccagccatgtgccacccgggaggttcctggggtctgagatggctgacattttggtgagcggaggcagttctccgctcacctcccgcggcacacgaaaacggtgctgttttgggctgttttggggctgttttgctcggttcggtgagcggtcgctttgcaacgctgcagcttgttcgaacttacatatttacaagcaaaatgacccaaaaccaagagaaaacatgctgtcaagcagttgtacatgcaGGTTTGAGCaacgtccggcatgtcattggtctctcgacgcttcgtccgatttttcaacgcatcatcctctcttgcgacctattatccaatcagtcagttgactccataactctgatatccttggtgcaatattcgctcttcttggcccgatgctcgaatccatggcccaaagccttctgtcaatacgtcgatcgttcctccagcctgacgtctaatcttctgacatgttttcctccagcacaacatgatttttcgtgctttaattgtctcatcctgatcgaagcatcctgcgtcactcaaaacacaaattaaaacataaacacatatcgattgatttcatcatcaaaatccgagattcaataagaaaACTATAGTTTTACCGtttagaaattaatttttttaattgtctttaattataaaattgattatatttaGTTTATTTTAATCAATATTTTTGATCGGATTTAATCATGATTGTATTTTGACCGCTTGATTGAATTTAGATTCGATCAATCAAGTTTTGATCGAATTTTAGAAAAGTCAATTTTTGATCAATTTTTGTTTTTAATCAACTTTTATTTTGATGGGCCTAATTAGGCAATGGTCAATCTAATTAGGCaatggttttctcatatgatatattgataaaattttgcttgtgataaataaaaatataattatttttcttagataTGTATTTGGTTATTCATATACTTGTTAGATCGATTGTGAcactttaatatattttatgaataaaagagattcaatttcttatggaaaccaaaagagaatgaaatATTCATTATTACAAGAAATTATATTAAAACGAAAGCGATAGTAATTAGTAATTGTTGCCTACGTCGAGAGACGATTCATTTGATGGATTTTAAAAATACATattatgttcttataattctaaaattttaaattaattatctaggattgtcatgatattatttcccttttggtgattttaaacatattatatttatggttcaataaaagttaattttttttataataatctatACAGAATTATAACTATAGTGAAAATATAATCAAATATTTGAATAAAACATAgtttcataaattttttaaaattttatatacttaTATCGACAAGTAACTCTATGTTTTTTGTTTTAATatagagagatattttatcatttgtatAGATTATCTACTAAGATATGACTTACCTCAAGTTGTTGACACCATTAGGTGTGCATAAATAAAATCGAAAGATAATTAGAttcaaaagtttaaaattatcaaatctaacattggtgataaattttatattagtTATGATTAACCCGATcataattctaattttttttgcTTGATTCCTAGAAAAATAagatatttgtgctcaatatattTTACCAGATATATCACAATAGAACAAGATTGCTAAAAGGTAAAATCATACTATATTATGGAAGCTTGATAAGTTATTCTTTTATACTTGAAttaatttaagaaaaagatctaaGGATGGTTATATCTTGAACAGAGTTCCTAGTAAGTTAATTCCAATAACTTCCTTTGAGTTATAGACTAGTTGAAAActcaacttaagatatttacgtATCTAGGATTGTCCTACAAAGATAAAGATCTtcaaatcatataaaaataaatttggttCAAATACtattctagatattttatttgttatgtaTTTTATTACTATAATTATAATATGAGAATACTTAAATCTAGTAACATAAGATTCTTAGAAAAAAAtcgaatcagtgggagtgaaaatctgaaaatttaattttaatatttaggaGATATAGGTTGATattcatttattattttatatttagatgaTTGTTATTccttaaattattaaataatttgataaagTTGAATAATAAAATGACAATAATGTATTCCCATATAATATTGAAATCGCTACTAATGAACTTGTAGAATAATCACAATCCGTAGTTTtcagaatatataaaatatatcaaaggGAAAGGAGactttttattttctaattattatatgatatatataaaaaaaatcaagttatgatataagaattaaaaaaatctttcattGTTTTTGCATGTTTTGAAAAGTAACCATTCTTAAAAGTGGTACaatgtaataaaaaaattaaaattaataggcCAGAATGATGTTTGAAAGCTCGTCGAATTGCCCAATAACCGTAAAAGAATATGTTTCTTAAacaagatttaaaaaataatatctaaCGATATAAAAGTTAAACTTGTGGTTAAAGATTTTACTTATAATGAAGGCATAAATCATAacaagatattttttaaaatttttaaataaactcgTTAAGAATAGTTATGATATTAATGATTCATTATGGTTTTGAGTTACATCATATGGTTAAAATTTTTAACTTTGGTTAAAGATTGTTTCAGAATGAATGTATCAACCATAacaagatatttttttaattttttaaatgaacTCATTAAAATCGTTATGATAATAATGGTTTATTATAATTTTGAGTAAAATCATATGGATATAAAAAATAAGTTTTCAGAATGGGGATTTAGATTTATATGAGTTAACATAatcgattcataaaaaaaataaaagaaatataaaaattggtatgcaaatttagaaAATCTATTTATGACCATAAACAAGCCTCCAAATAATGgtgtataaaatttatattattacttcatttaaattttcaaaaaaatactgTTAACTAGTATTTATATATGAAGATCATTGTGagcaaatttattatattaatcttgtatatggataatattttgcttaccaatagtgatcttagtttattatactaaataataaaatttcacactaaaaattttaagatagttaatattaataagacatcttatattattagcaTTAAGATATTCGAAGATATATATCAAAGATTACTAGGATTATCTTAAAATGAATATATTGATTTAGTCTTGGATAGAATTAATATATAGTTTTGTTTAGtaaatgatacaaataaatttttttaatcaaaataattatttttaaaatgatctaaaaataaatttaaaaaatatttttttatatatttctataattggaagtctattatataatTAAGCTTATGTTAGattagatattagttttatagTTAAAATATTAGATAGATATTAGAGCTATCCatgaatgaaaataataaaagactgcaaagaaaataataagatataagAAAGAGACAAAAGATTATAAGCTcacatatatataattagatcACATTGAGATGATGATATTTTTCAGGTGTTGATTCTGTAAATTATCTCGATTACAAGATGtccatttttatgatttatatctaTATCAACTGGATGGATAGTTTATaaggaaaaatataaaataatatattattatattattattaataaaagctAATTTTTTAGAATGCTTTAAAATAACTAATTAAGCTTTATGACAAAGAAATTTTATCTTAGGACTTATTATGGTCAAATTTAATTGTCAAGTCGTTAAATATATTTTGTAACATATCATAATAGTTTCCTTATATGAGAATTTGATGATTAATGAGTCTAGAAATAATtaattaacattaattatttttagactCATTAATCATCAAATTTTTAGATAAGAAATAGTTAATGTTAATTAAAAACATGAGTTTCACTATgttgattgttgatccatttacATATTATTTGCAACTCATAAAAGATATAGTGATGCATGTTTAagtgaatattataattaatattcttatttatgtacttatttttttatttttataattttattcacatttatgtatgtacatattatggtttaATGTATTAATAGGATTATCTTGTCAAGATAAATTATAAGGGTTATTATCGATTATATTAGGAATTACTAATAGTGTTGTAGTATATAGGAGAAAGTATGATATTGATTATATACAATCGATATGACATGCATTAgtaaacttaatatagtattatgctTATTGAATTTATTGGCATATTTAATAaaattcatatgtgtaaaatacatttttaaaagttttataatttaattaattaaaattattttaaataatattttattttatttattttgattttaaatttttttatattttatcaattaatgggccaagtgaggAATGTTAGATTGTGTGgccctatctaattaggtaagatatattatgaatatgattatTTTTGGATAATGATTATCAATTAAGAGAATGAAAGTCTAATTATTGTATAAATACTTAAGAGATGATTTTGATGGATGTGACTCTCCTAATAACATATTCTATAAGCTTTGCTCTCACTTATAAAATGATAGAACATTCTAGAGACTCAACGTATAATACAATACAGGGATGCTTGACATTATTGATATTATAAGTCTTCTAGCATTTCTCTTTAATCACGTGAATCTCTTAAAAAGTGATTATAtatcttcttttatctttttttttccttaattcATCACTTATATGATCCTATAAAAGATAATAAGAGAAGAGTACGAGAGTCTAGTTCCTATAAATCGATATCGTTATTTCTTTCG
Proteins encoded:
- the LOC135618074 gene encoding uncharacterized protein LOC135618074, whose amino-acid sequence is MDKSKVQAIADWRTPTKVLELRSFLGFVNYYRRFVAGYSKKATPLTELLKKEQPWKCLNQVLFQLSYLFILLNDQVTSGTDPAVIRAKLRDALPRAPKKQLYDSVLLHTSFARLLGRPQILLEKLETPSNQLQLFHELVSQLNKKLQGFEATMSELWFVEEYDVLALALNGRMKTRRFPLSCTGN